A segment of the Polyodon spathula isolate WHYD16114869_AA chromosome 1, ASM1765450v1, whole genome shotgun sequence genome:
GTTGTTGGCCTGGAGTCCAGGAATAAAGAGCTAAGGACCGGGTCCAATAGTGACATGAAAGTTGAGAAGGGGGGTAGATTCTTGTTTGCAGTGCGCAGGGATGTCAGCCTCTGCCCTATTACATaggcagaagtaaaaaaaaaaaaaaaagagtccacAATGCCACAAGTCCTAAAAGATAATTACTGTATGATAAATTTTGTGCAGTGGGTCAGACATGATTGGCACATTTAAAAGGCTGAAAGGTATTGTAACAAGACAGGAGTAAATGAGTAGCCTTAAAAGGACTCTCCAGAAGCAATTACACTGATTTGATTGgcaaaagagaaaagaaagaaagtgaCATGGTCAATGAATGCTCAGgcagtttatttttacagagcCCAAAGGGTGTCTGCTTGAACACAATAAAAGTAGGGGGGTCGCAACAAAGGAGCATCTGAAGGTGATCACAGCCACCCAGTGTCCCCCCATGTTTACATAAGCATACACCTCCCCCGGGTCTCTCCCCACATTTATAACATCCACCTCCCCCGTGAGCCTATGCACTATCCAATTCATTTCCATAGCACCCCCGGTCTCCGTACACATATCACTATCAATCACTTAGCACAATAACCAAGATAATGGCTACAGGAAGTGAGCAAGCTGTTATCCATTCTGTCTATGCTATTTTATCACAAAGCACACTATGTGGACAGCTCAGTTGGTTTACATTCtccccaaacctttttttttttttaactagacacaaaattatgtttttgttgatGCATTTTACAgccaaagtaaaatatataaagcatTCTGATATATTGCTCATAGTGATTTACTGACCCTTTCTACTACATTCACACACTTGCTAAGTATCAAACATGCAATTGTGACCCTTTCTACTATATTCACACACTTGCTAAGTATCAAACATGCAATTGTTTGATAcagaaaagcacattttaaataaaaacacaacataacacaAATTAACAAAATGCCAGCAACTGCCTGTTCTTGGtaagtttgaaattattttatttacagatggCAATAAGTTTACAGGACATGTTGTAAAAAATCTGCCATACagagcaggttaaaaaaaaaaagctgcaacaaCAGGGCAGAGTGGTTCTACATGAGAGCTGACTCAACACATTACCATTACCCATATTTGTCTCTGTAAAGAAACTTTAGCTCAGTCTAAATACACAGTATATTCCATATGTAGAAGTTAAATCAACTTTATTCTTTTAGTAGAACACAACAAACTGTTTTAATCTTACATTAGAAATGTGCAAATAGTTTTAAATCAACCTTAAAATCAAACATCAGAATCATTGATcagaaacacagtaaaacaaccTGCTGGCATTATCTATGTAGATAACCACCCTGTAAGTTTTAGAAAACATAGCATATGAAGCAGAAGGATAAGGTAAGAGGTAAGAAATATgtgttgcccccccccctcccccaccccaattattcacaaaaaataaatacctgtgaATATTTAGCAGTATAAAATACATAACTTAGTTAACTTCCAGTTTAGTTATCTATGTCATTTCAAACTTTTCTGAATACTTCGAAAAGTGAAGCAACGGAATGCATACGATAAAACAGATTTAAGGGCATTGCAACATTGACTATTGTGGTCCAAATCGTATAGCCAAATGTTTTCTCTTCCATTCCGTTATCAAACTGGGGACGACACCCAAATGCTGGAAGGATCcaaaacttaaaaagaaaaaaacaaaacaacatgttaCACTTCAGTGAAAACTAATACATTAAGATGGTCTTGTCCAAAAAGATCTTTATTCAGAGCTGTTGTTCCATCTGCCATTCTTGCCACACTTTCCTTCATGCTAATTAATAATTAAAGtgtaaagtatatttattttaaatctgctttgAAATACCCTATTACATAAAGGGTTGCATGCACAAGTGTTGAATTGTTGTTAACCTTccaccaaaacacattttattttaataatatataataataataataataataataataataataataataataataataactacattaCATGCAATGTGTTGAGTTCATTAAGTTAACCACAGTTTGATTTCAGACTGTTCTGGAATCTTTCATtagatttcaaaacaaacagtagCATGAATAATGTCTACATAGCAAGTGTGTGTGATAAAAGTATCTTACCGAGATGTTGCACAGGAACAAAAATACTGCAATGTTCTTGAGAACTCTTCTCCTCTTGCTGAGTTTTTCCGAGCTCCTTGTGGGCAGTGAAATGGAACCTTCTGGGAGGCTCCCGTTGTTACTATAGACTTGGTTATTATCCTCTTGATCATTTTCCAGAGAGACGCACACTTTATCTTGATTGTCAAATGCCCTATTGATAATGCCATTGAATGAAGACGTGAGTGAGAGACTGCTGCCTGCTGACACAGAATATATCTCTGGTATGGTCTCAACCTCATCCCTCTCGTTTGTTTCCTCTTTTCGATGAAGAGATTCTATAATGAAGAGGTTTTGAATGTACTTCTCAATTATAATTAGCAATGAGTACATAAAGTTTATCCATCCGTATACTGGACGGGTTGTCGCAGATATAACTGCTAAGATACTGCACCAGGACATGAGCCAAGAACCAATAGCTGTGCCAAACAGCAAGTCAGCGTCTAGTTTTCTGGAGGGGTTCTTGGAATAATCTAGTGGTAAATTGTCAGATCGGAAGATCAGCAGGCCAACACTGCCAGCCAAGCACATAAATAGTAGCATGACAATGCtgtaacaataaaacattgttaCAGCTGACTCTCTGGTTTCTACTGAATCTCCCACCTGAATAATATATACAACTAGCACCGTTATGGTACTTGCTAATGCAATTAATCCCAGAATGGGGCCTGCAAAAAGGCCTTTAGTCCTCATAACAACCTTTTGGTGTCTTTGATATTCAATAATACGTCCAATGTTCTTCCACATAACAAAAAGCACAACAGAGACAAAAATGTGATATTCAATGTTGAATGGATACAGGTAGTAAAGACTTTGGGAGAAAATGGAGCAGATGTTGGTGGTACAGTTACACTGGGGTCCCTTCTGACCTGGAAGAGAAGAGAAAGATACAGAATATTATGTGAAATGTTCTCATTGATGGCAATGTTTACAGTGTCTGTAACCGACAGTCCTGGTGCTTGCTGTGACTTTTGTCTAGTTCAGGCTCAGATGGAAGAGTGCCTTCTACTGCTCTAACAACTTCCTACAAGTCCTGGTTTCCGTATAGGTCACCCTTCCAGGCCTGAAGTTGCTTGGCTTTGGATTCTAAGCATTAATCCTTTACCATTTTTAcaaacactatataaaaaaaaatggaaaaataagttacaattgtaaaacaataataataacaatatatgtactgtatatgtataggCTGTGACTGCCGTGGAAAGAGAAACTGTCTATCAGTCCATTAAAGGAAGTGTGTTGCTCACCCAATAATGTGCCAGGGTACTAAATCATCTAAAACCAAAAATTAGCATAGCTTAGGGGGAATGAGacctcatttttattttaaacgtgaATCTGTTTCTGGTGGTTGAAAGCTATTTTATTATTAGACCATGCCAAGAACATAACTTACAAAGTGAATATTATAATACACAGTGTGACCTATAATACAGAAATCAAAGTCACATGATCACAATAAGGCAATATGGGAATACTCGTTGAGTGTTTCTAGAACATCTATATCTCAAACAGTTTACAGGGCCCTTCTCACAATGCACTAACATGtaaaaaatgcattagtaaggTGCTTTGGGctatttttacattgtaaaatTGCTCTTAGTTGCCAGAAAAATACTTACACCTCTTAGACACATTGTGCCATAGATACTGTCTCTAAAGTCACTTACTGGAAAAGAGAATATTGGAGAAAGAACAGTGTTTATCTTCTTCAGTAAAGTAATTTGATGGAATGCaaccatgtttattttctttactgtaataagttttctaattatattttattttccagctAACTGAAGATTTGGCTATTTGTGTAAAAACCTACTAGGTAGAAAAGGTGTGAACTGATCAGGCACTTTTTGTAGATCAGTGGGTGGGACATTTTGAACTTTAACTTGTAAACCATTCACTACTCCCTGACACTGTTTCAATCTGTGGTAAAACAAGACCCAACAGCATGATTTATGACAGTTGGAGCaatgtatattattaaatataatgctGCATATTGCTTCTTACCCATTGTTACATTTGTATAGCCAAGATCCAACAATCTTCTTTTGTGTTTATCTAAAAGATGTTCTGCTTCTGATATCACTCCATTACACCATAAAAGCAAATTTGTGAAGACTGCATGGATCACTCCAAACCTACAAGACAGGTTCCTGATtttaacacatacataaataaccaGCAGTCTACAAATAGTCAAAATTAGCAAAGTATTGTATTAGACCGGATATTGTAATATATTATCTGTCTTTGAATTATAGACATTTCTGCTTTATAATGATTATAATGTaggcattatatatattattgactgaaaatatttatttttgagaacTACATAGGCTAGTGGTTACATTTCTGGAAATCGTATGACTACATTTTTCCAAAGTAACTAAAGGAGGAAGTAGTATTACATTTGAGGTACTcttcccttacctttttatgatgttttaaaCTATTCCTAGTGATTCTTATAACCCTTATAACTATTACTAAAATAGAAGTCTGTGTTGAGCTGCTTTACTAtgagttcaggagttgctcttTAGTTCAAGTTGGCTGCCACAGACATACATGATATGTATGATAAATCAgaggttctcaaccctggtcctggggacccactgtcctGCTGGGTTTTGATCCAACCGAGCTcctaattacttaattgaactaataatttgcttgattggactttttaaattgattagctTATGAAATGTTGGAGAATTCAAGTtccttatata
Coding sequences within it:
- the LOC121301400 gene encoding proton channel OTOP1-like, yielding MVENGVLDIMYLNKNNPSSAASSPDKEKKNFDNFKFSFTDDYPKKNAEILSGQYGINLLLVGLSLMLALSYRGSAVKEEHILSFLISLMILQIIWMLWYIIRKDRQKCFVSEKDSDAGTSWLRGGLTLLALISLIMDAFRIGYYVGYKTCLSPAVGVYPVIHAVHTISQVHFLWFHVNDVIKTFETFERFGVIHAVFTNLLLWCNGVISEAEHLLDKHKRRLLDLGYTNVTMGQKGPQCNCTTNICSIFSQSLYYLYPFNIEYHIFVSVVLFVMWKNIGRIIEYQRHQKVVMRTKGLFAGPILGLIALASTITVLVVYIIQVGDSVETRESAVTMFYCYSIVMLLFMCLAGSVGLLIFRSDNLPLDYSKNPSRKLDADLLFGTAIGSWLMSWCSILAVISATTRPVYGWINFMYSLLIIIEKYIQNLFIIESLHRKEETNERDEVETIPEIYSVSAGSSLSLTSSFNGIINRAFDNQDKVCVSLENDQEDNNQVYSNNGSLPEGSISLPTRSSEKLSKRRRVLKNIAVFLFLCNISFWILPAFGCRPQFDNGMEEKTFGYTIWTTIVNVAMPLNLFYRMHSVASLFEVFRKV